A region of Rhodamnia argentea isolate NSW1041297 chromosome 9, ASM2092103v1, whole genome shotgun sequence DNA encodes the following proteins:
- the LOC115739719 gene encoding beta-galactosidase 6-like isoform X2 yields MWLHFIPGIQFRTNNAPFKTEMEIFLGKIVGLMKEESLFATQGGPIILAQVENEYGNVEGAYGVGGPLYVQWAAETAVNMNTSVPWVMCAQSDAPDPLINTCNGFYCDQFTPNSPSKPKMWTENYVGWFLAFGYPIPYRPVEDLAFAVARFYEYGGTFQNYYMYFGGSNFGRTAGGPLVATSYDYDAPLDEYGFIRQPKWGHLRDLHKAIKLCEDHLVSSEPTHVQLGSNLEAHVYNKSSNDCAAFLANYDSSQDATVQFNGNSYFLPAWSVSILPDCKTAIYNTAKVVSQRTVADNSFARTTTARETSIAPASWSWYKEHVGIWGNNSFTSPGLLEQINTTKDTSDFLWYTTSIYVDENGASNEEKEGLLLLVSLGHAALVFINKQVVGFGYGNHDIANFSMTQKINLNPGNNTLDVLSMMIGLQNYGPWFDVQGAGPFSVIVDGLGNGKTDLSSAEWTYQVGTEGEHLGLDRVGMANSSFWTKGELVPVNESLIWYKVMFLAPEGTGPLALNLASMGKGQAWVNGQGVGRYWPAYLSPTTGCTDNCDYRGSYDASKCQKDCGKPAQTLYHVPRSWINPGQNLLVLHEEIGGDPSKVSVLTRTGQEICAVISEADPSPVDSWKSNSELTWNGPQVRLSCEAGWLITSISFASFGNPQGSCGSFAPGGCHSDVVSTVEQVCIGREACSIPVTTNTLGDLCPNVLKSLAVEALCS; encoded by the exons ATGTGGCTACACTTCATTCCAGGAATTCAATTCCGCACTAACAATGCGCCTTTCAAG ACCGAAATGGAGATTTTTCTCGGAAAAATAGTCGGATTAATGAAGGAGGAGAGTCTCTTTGCGACCCAAGGCGGACCCATCATTCTTGCACAG GTAGAGAACGAGTACGGGAATGTCGAAGGGGCATATGGAGTCGGCGGACCATTATACGTCCAATGGGCGGCAGAAACTGCTGTTAACATGAACACATCCGTACCTTGGGTGATGTGCGCGCAAAGCGATGCTCCGGATCCGCTT ATCAACACCTGCAACGGATTTTACTGTGACCAGTTCACTCCGAACTCTCCTTCAAAACCCAAAATGTGGACGGAGAACTACGTCGGATG GTTTCTTGCATTCGGCTACCCAATTCCGTATCGACCAGTTGAGGACCTTGCTTTTGCGGTGGCGCGCTTTTACGAATACGGCGGTACTTTTCAGAACTATTACATG TATTTCGGAGGAAGCAACTTCGGACGAACCGCTGGCGGCCCTTTGGTTGCGACAAGTTATGATTACGATGCTCCTTTGGACGAATACG GTTTTATCAGGCAGCCGAAGTGGGGGCACCTCCGCGACCTACACAAGGCGATAAAACTATGTGAAGATCATTTGGTCAGTTCCGAGCCGACTCATGTGCAACTCGGCTCCAACTTAGAG GCACACGTCTACAATAAGTCCTCAAACGACTGTGCAGCTTTTCTTGCAAATTATGACAGCAGTCAAGATGCTACGGTCCAATTTAACGGGAATTCGTACTTCCTCCCCGCTTGGTCTGTGAGCATCCTCCCAGATTGCAAAACTGCCATCTATAATACTGCAAAG GTTGTTTCACAAAGGACTGTCGCCGATAACTCATTTGCTCGTACAACCACTGCGCGAGAGACTTCTATTGCACCAGCGTCCTGGAGCTGGTACAAAGAGCATGTTGGTATCTGGGGCAACAATTCCTTCACTAGCCCGGGCCTATTGGAGCAGATAAATACGACAAAAGACACTAGCGACTTCCTATGGTACACGACCAG TATCTACGTAGATGAGAATGGAGCAtcaaatgaagagaaagaaggTCTTCTGCTTCTTGTGAGTTTGGGCCATGCAGCTCTTGTTTTCATTAACAAACAAGTTGTCG GATTCGGATACGGCAACCACGACATTGCAAATTTTTCCATGACTCAGAAGATTAATCTTAACCCAGGAAATAATACACTGGACGTGCTGAGTATGATGATTGGTCTCCAG AACTACGGGCCCTGGTTCGACGTCCAAGGAGCAGGACCTTTCTCCGTCATTGTCGATGGACTTGGAAATGGTAAAACCGATCTCTCTTCTGCAGAATGGACCTATCAG GTGGGAACTGAAGGCGAACATCTTGGATTAGATAGAGTAGGCATGGCAAATAGTTCGTTCTGGACGAAGGGCGAGCTCGTGCCGGTTAACGAGAGCTTAATCTGGTATAAG GTGATGTTTTTGGCTCCTGAAGGAACCGGCCCGTTAGCGTTGAACCTCGCTAGCATGGGGAAAGGACAAGCGTGGGTGAACGGGCAGGGCGTTGGGCGGTACTGGCCTGCCTATCTCTCGCCCACGACCGGCTGCACCGACAACTGCGACTACAGAGGAAGTTATGACGCATCCAAATGTCAAAAGGATTGTGGCAAGCCTGCCCAAACATT GTATCACGTCCCGCGCTCTTGGATAAATCCGGGACAGAATCTGCTAGTTCTTCACGAAGAGATCGGAGGAGATCCTTCTAAAGTTTCCGTGCTAACACGCACCGGCCAAGAAATATGCGCAGTGATATCCGAAGCGGATCCTTCTCCCGTCGATTCTTGGAAATCGAATTCAGAGCTCACGTGGAACGGCCCGCAAGTTCGACTCTCTTGTGAAGCGGGATGGCTCATCACTTCGATCAGCTTCGCTAGCTTTGGGAATCCTCAAGGAAGCTGCGGCTCATTTGCTCCAGGAGGTTGTCACTCCGATGTAGTTTCAACTGTAGAGCAG GTATGTATCGGTCGGGAGGCATGCTCGATACCTGTAACGACGAATACACTCGGTGACCTGTGCCCGAATGTCTTAAAGAGTTTGGCCGTTGAAGCTCTATGCAGCTAA
- the LOC115739719 gene encoding beta-galactosidase 8-like isoform X1, translating to MTEKKKKLVGLVLLCVVLVFEGVVCTSVTYDGRALVIDGKRRILQSGSIHYPRTTPEVWPKLIRKAKEGGLDVIETYVFWNYHEPVKGQYYFEGRFDLVRFVKAVHEAGLFVHLRIGPYACAEWNYGGFPMWLHFIPGIQFRTNNAPFKTEMEIFLGKIVGLMKEESLFATQGGPIILAQVENEYGNVEGAYGVGGPLYVQWAAETAVNMNTSVPWVMCAQSDAPDPLINTCNGFYCDQFTPNSPSKPKMWTENYVGWFLAFGYPIPYRPVEDLAFAVARFYEYGGTFQNYYMYFGGSNFGRTAGGPLVATSYDYDAPLDEYGFIRQPKWGHLRDLHKAIKLCEDHLVSSEPTHVQLGSNLEAHVYNKSSNDCAAFLANYDSSQDATVQFNGNSYFLPAWSVSILPDCKTAIYNTAKVVSQRTVADNSFARTTTARETSIAPASWSWYKEHVGIWGNNSFTSPGLLEQINTTKDTSDFLWYTTSIYVDENGASNEEKEGLLLLVSLGHAALVFINKQVVGFGYGNHDIANFSMTQKINLNPGNNTLDVLSMMIGLQNYGPWFDVQGAGPFSVIVDGLGNGKTDLSSAEWTYQVGTEGEHLGLDRVGMANSSFWTKGELVPVNESLIWYKVMFLAPEGTGPLALNLASMGKGQAWVNGQGVGRYWPAYLSPTTGCTDNCDYRGSYDASKCQKDCGKPAQTLYHVPRSWINPGQNLLVLHEEIGGDPSKVSVLTRTGQEICAVISEADPSPVDSWKSNSELTWNGPQVRLSCEAGWLITSISFASFGNPQGSCGSFAPGGCHSDVVSTVEQVCIGREACSIPVTTNTLGDLCPNVLKSLAVEALCS from the exons atgacggagaagaagaagaagttagtAGGATTGGTATTATTGTGCGTCGTCTTGGTTTTTGAGGGAGTAGTCTGTACCAGTGTGACTTACGATGGTAGAGCACTGGTCATTGATGGAAAGAGGAGGATTTTGCAGTCCGGCTCCATCCATTACCCGCGAACCACGCCCGAG GTGTGGCCGAAGCTTATAAGGAAAGCCAAGGAAGGCGGGCTTGATGTGATCGAGACCTATGTTTTCTGGAACTATCACGAGCCCGTCAAGGGACAG TACTATTTTGAAGGAAGATTCGACCTCGTGCGGTTTGTTAAGGCGGTGCACGAAGCCGGTCTCTTCGTCCATCTGAGAATCGGGCCATATGCTTGTGCCGAGTGGAATTACGG GGGCTTCCCGATGTGGCTACACTTCATTCCAGGAATTCAATTCCGCACTAACAATGCGCCTTTCAAG ACCGAAATGGAGATTTTTCTCGGAAAAATAGTCGGATTAATGAAGGAGGAGAGTCTCTTTGCGACCCAAGGCGGACCCATCATTCTTGCACAG GTAGAGAACGAGTACGGGAATGTCGAAGGGGCATATGGAGTCGGCGGACCATTATACGTCCAATGGGCGGCAGAAACTGCTGTTAACATGAACACATCCGTACCTTGGGTGATGTGCGCGCAAAGCGATGCTCCGGATCCGCTT ATCAACACCTGCAACGGATTTTACTGTGACCAGTTCACTCCGAACTCTCCTTCAAAACCCAAAATGTGGACGGAGAACTACGTCGGATG GTTTCTTGCATTCGGCTACCCAATTCCGTATCGACCAGTTGAGGACCTTGCTTTTGCGGTGGCGCGCTTTTACGAATACGGCGGTACTTTTCAGAACTATTACATG TATTTCGGAGGAAGCAACTTCGGACGAACCGCTGGCGGCCCTTTGGTTGCGACAAGTTATGATTACGATGCTCCTTTGGACGAATACG GTTTTATCAGGCAGCCGAAGTGGGGGCACCTCCGCGACCTACACAAGGCGATAAAACTATGTGAAGATCATTTGGTCAGTTCCGAGCCGACTCATGTGCAACTCGGCTCCAACTTAGAG GCACACGTCTACAATAAGTCCTCAAACGACTGTGCAGCTTTTCTTGCAAATTATGACAGCAGTCAAGATGCTACGGTCCAATTTAACGGGAATTCGTACTTCCTCCCCGCTTGGTCTGTGAGCATCCTCCCAGATTGCAAAACTGCCATCTATAATACTGCAAAG GTTGTTTCACAAAGGACTGTCGCCGATAACTCATTTGCTCGTACAACCACTGCGCGAGAGACTTCTATTGCACCAGCGTCCTGGAGCTGGTACAAAGAGCATGTTGGTATCTGGGGCAACAATTCCTTCACTAGCCCGGGCCTATTGGAGCAGATAAATACGACAAAAGACACTAGCGACTTCCTATGGTACACGACCAG TATCTACGTAGATGAGAATGGAGCAtcaaatgaagagaaagaaggTCTTCTGCTTCTTGTGAGTTTGGGCCATGCAGCTCTTGTTTTCATTAACAAACAAGTTGTCG GATTCGGATACGGCAACCACGACATTGCAAATTTTTCCATGACTCAGAAGATTAATCTTAACCCAGGAAATAATACACTGGACGTGCTGAGTATGATGATTGGTCTCCAG AACTACGGGCCCTGGTTCGACGTCCAAGGAGCAGGACCTTTCTCCGTCATTGTCGATGGACTTGGAAATGGTAAAACCGATCTCTCTTCTGCAGAATGGACCTATCAG GTGGGAACTGAAGGCGAACATCTTGGATTAGATAGAGTAGGCATGGCAAATAGTTCGTTCTGGACGAAGGGCGAGCTCGTGCCGGTTAACGAGAGCTTAATCTGGTATAAG GTGATGTTTTTGGCTCCTGAAGGAACCGGCCCGTTAGCGTTGAACCTCGCTAGCATGGGGAAAGGACAAGCGTGGGTGAACGGGCAGGGCGTTGGGCGGTACTGGCCTGCCTATCTCTCGCCCACGACCGGCTGCACCGACAACTGCGACTACAGAGGAAGTTATGACGCATCCAAATGTCAAAAGGATTGTGGCAAGCCTGCCCAAACATT GTATCACGTCCCGCGCTCTTGGATAAATCCGGGACAGAATCTGCTAGTTCTTCACGAAGAGATCGGAGGAGATCCTTCTAAAGTTTCCGTGCTAACACGCACCGGCCAAGAAATATGCGCAGTGATATCCGAAGCGGATCCTTCTCCCGTCGATTCTTGGAAATCGAATTCAGAGCTCACGTGGAACGGCCCGCAAGTTCGACTCTCTTGTGAAGCGGGATGGCTCATCACTTCGATCAGCTTCGCTAGCTTTGGGAATCCTCAAGGAAGCTGCGGCTCATTTGCTCCAGGAGGTTGTCACTCCGATGTAGTTTCAACTGTAGAGCAG GTATGTATCGGTCGGGAGGCATGCTCGATACCTGTAACGACGAATACACTCGGTGACCTGTGCCCGAATGTCTTAAAGAGTTTGGCCGTTGAAGCTCTATGCAGCTAA
- the LOC125316620 gene encoding uncharacterized protein LOC125316620, with product MVWSSTLMASLNALLVSAGAVSIAVALRASVPSISDSLAPRLPPVLDSLLSWFRPPYLFIVVNGIIITIAATSRCFQRVQPEAVPPERVAVAEEMEVAEATPVATSRCFHHVQPEAVTLERVAGAEEIDVAEATPMAEAADPFDELKDFEEKRVVVVRNNRGFGGGDGYNGDCEGERKVAFGRSASTPRRRMDSSEKALVSPRLVRRKAAEGDHLQGGKALRRSSRRSNESMDNVWKAIEEAGAMPVTRHVKADDADHRISLLESPSKSTMFKDRTNRLRKELSPEELNRRVETFINKFNEEMRLQREESINQFKEMVSRGT from the exons ATGGTGTGGTCGAGCACTTTAATGGCGTCCCTGAACGCTCTGCTCGTGTCTGCTGGCGCCGTGTCCATCGCCGTCGCTCTCAGAGCCTCCGTTCCGTCGATCTCCGACTCTCTGGCCCCTCGGTTGCCTCCCGTGCTGGACTCGCTCCTCTCCTGGTTCAGGCCTCCGTACCTCTTCATCGTTGTTAACGGCATAATCATCACCATCGCCGCCACCTCCAGGTGCTTCCAACGCGTGCAGCCCGAGGCCGTCCCTCCGGAGAGGGTCGCAGTCGCGGAGGAGATGGAGGTCGCGGAAGCGACGCCCGTGGCAACCTCCAGGTGCTTCCACCACGTGCAGCCCGAGGCCGTCACGCTGGAGAGGGTCGCGGGGGCGGAGGAGATTGATGTCGCGGAGGCGACGCCCATGGCGGAGGCGGCGGACCCGTTCGATGAGCTTAAGGATTTTGAGGAAAAGAGAGTGGTAGTGGTGCGGAATAACAGGGGATTCGGCGGCGGAGATGGATATAATGGTGACTGCGAAGGGGAGAGGAAGGTAGCGTTCGGGAGGTCGGCTTCGACGCCGCGGAGGCGAATGGACTCGTCGGAGAAAGCTCTGGTTTCGCCGAGACTTGTTCGCCGGAAGGCTGCTGAAGGCGACCACCTTCAAG GGGGCAAAGCTTTGAGAAGAAGCTCGAGGAGATCCAACGAGAGCATGGACAACGTTTGGAAAGCGATAGAGGAGGCGGGAGCGATGCCGGTGACACGACACGTGAAAGCCGACGATGCCGACCATCGGATTAGCTTGCTGGAGTCGCCTTCGAAATCGACGATGTTCAAGGATCGGACCAATCGGCTGAGGAAGGAGCTGAGTCCGGAAGAGCTTAATCGCCGAGTCGAAACGTTCATCAACAAGTTCAACGAAGAAATGAGGCTGCAGAGAGAGGAGTCCATAAATCAATTCAAGGAGATGGTAAGCCGTGGAACGTA A